In Solenopsis invicta isolate M01_SB chromosome 1, UNIL_Sinv_3.0, whole genome shotgun sequence, one genomic interval encodes:
- the LOC105198683 gene encoding tudor domain-containing protein 7 isoform X6, whose translation MDTTSTNKRSTPGKSNLYTDFCRYLPKPLMETIVQRPLPQNITPSTPKLQRLIEVAEPVNQSYSSNNCNLRLKVLNDNTAASSVINQKPKTVELKTSKLSERLKVTPPVTPSIPINNYNSSGTTTPVPSILNIPQSIAPPSQILDPRKELEIRANVLKLPSPIYKTYLNKEKHAKITIYATVKIGAHIFEKSYPVDAATEEEAEKIVARKALKSLAEESSNHEVTTIDTELIKRRILNIVTGHQSGVFMHLLPDCYNEKYGEALPHNWQKIIDDCIDIIQEKGVGDSTILCLISPSSKRSESNSTLSSKISSENIFPSNKKIQLSPIGSVAPDILPIPDAAIWLVCATCVINTVEIWVRLYDQNDEFVDMTNEMMRHYDQMSERTSPAVCVPNDFYVVLEENYWHRVQCIDFDDETRMATVFFIDEGLVERYKPDVLHPLDRKFCVLPCQAIRVGLYGLKDFRDCDQIVPEIENYLLIDQVFNVRVHGRDADEYGSYVTVTFYDTSKDEDIDINQVLANKILENFAVAFKMRRGQLTELYVTHVDEQGKVYAQINSFAKTVLNGANMSTNNATRVEGITFTKTYLAKWNSQWYRARAIDIFEQQGEVALLLIDIGRTVRISRNNLFDIDKASQILQCIPQQAMQIFLHNIDQLMYERLTRFRELVSDTDLLLAKVIEISMSGVPVVEIFKRIGPSNMLVSINTSLIYEDKLSKVNEDGNNNNKPKKRLDRGNSRGPELVEKLNPPVISDIGQYFDVHITLVSHPGHFIVQPLNNADELKAMMNDLQNCYEVNNDPPLEYINEGKLYAGKYRDEWYRVYVTHIINDSDVSAYFCDYGDVMVISRDNLRLLKSKFLKLPYQAVKAKLVGIEPINVDWTVTDCIKFKDLVLEKNFVSVIHQSIFDDLSPVNGTMLGLRLIDVSTERDIYIDKLLVEERRAKYIEGFLNEELPS comes from the exons A tgGACACCACCTCGACGAACAAAAG ATCTACACCTGGCAAGAGTAACTTGTATACAGATTTTTGCAGGTATTTACCTAA aCCTCTTATGGAAACTATAGTACAGCGTCCATTACCACAGAACATAACACCAAGTACTCCCAAA TTACAGAGACTGATTGAAGTGGCAGAGCCAGTGAACCAAAGTTACTCctctaataattgtaatttaagattaaaagtattaaatgaCAATACAGCAGCTTCGTCTGTGATAAATCAAAAACCAAAGACTGTAGAGTTGAAAACCTCAAAACTAAGCGAAAGACTCAAAGTTACTCCTCCCGTAACGCCTTCAATACcgattaataattacaatagcAGTGGTACAACTACGCCTGTCCCATCTATCCTTAATATACCGCAG AGTATTGCACCGCCATCTCAAATTCTTGATCCTCGGAAAGAGTTGGAAATTCGTGCCAATGTGTTAAAATTACCTTCAcctatttataaaacatatttaaataaagagaaacaTGCTAAAATCACTATATATGCCACTGTGaaa ATTGGCGCTCATATATTCGAGAAGTCCTACCCGGTGGATGCGGCGACCGAGGAAGAAGCTGAGAAAATTGTAGCACGCAAGGCTTTGAAAAGTCTTGCTGAAGAATCATCGAATCACGAGGTGACGACTATCGATACGGAATTGATAAAAAGACGCATTTTGAACATCGTAACTGGGCATCAAAGTGGAGTCTTCATGCATCTATTACCCGActgttataatgaaaaatatggaGAGGCCTTACCTCACAATTGgcaaaaaattattgatgaCTGCATTGATATTATTCAGGAGAAAGGCGTCGGGGATTCCACAATACTTTGTCTAATCTCCCCAAGTTCGAaa cgATCGGAAAGTAACTCCACGCTGTCATCCAAAATTTCATCTGAGAATATCTTCCCGTCTAACAAAAAGATACAGTTAAGTCCGATTGGATCTGTCGCGCCCGACATATTGCCGATACCCGATGCGGCTATTTGGCTAGTGTGTGCCACTTGTGTTATAAATACCGTCGAAATTTGGGTTCGACTCTACGATCAAAAT gacgAGTTTGTTGATATGACAAACGAAATGATGAGGCATTATGATCAAATGAGCGAACGCACCTCGCCAGCGGTATGCGTACCTAACGATTTCTATGTCGttttagaagaaaattattGGCATAGAGTACAATGCATAGATTTTGATGATGAAACCAGAATGGCCACGGTTTTCTTTATCGATGAAGGACTCGTGGAACGATACAAACCTGACGTCTTGCATCCTTTGGACAGAAAATTTTGCGTTCTTCCATGTCAG GCTATCAGAGTAGGCCTTTATGGATTAAAAGACTTCCGCGATTGTGATCAAATAGTACCAGAAATCGAAAATTATCTGCTAATTGATCAAGTATTTAACGTGAGAGTACATGGTAGAGATGCCGATGAATATGGCTCATATGTAACGGTGACTTTTTATGATACAAGTAAAGATGAAGATATTGATATTAATCAAGTCCTagccaataaaattttagaaaactttGCTGTCGCTTTTAAAATGCGG CGGGGACAATTAACTGAATTATATGTGACGCACGTAGACGAACAAGGTAAAGTTTATGCACAAATAAATTCGTTCGCCAAAACGGTATTAAATGGCGCAAATATGTCTACAAATAATGCTACAAGAGTCGAGGGGATTACCTTCACAAAAACGTACCTTGCAAAGTGGAATTCACAATGGTATAGAGCAAGAGCGATTGACATTTTTGAACAGCAAGGGGAGGTAGCATTACTTTTGATTGATATCGGTCGAACCGTTCGGATATCGAGGAATAATCTCTTTGACATTGACAAAGCCTCACAGATTTTACAATGCATTCCTCAGCAG GCGATGCAAATCTTTCTGCACAACATTGATCAATTGATGTACGAAAGGCTGACAAGATTTCGTGAATTAGTCTCCGACACAGATTTACTTTTAGCGAAAGTCATCGAGATTAGTATGTCCGGGGTTCCAGTGGTAGAGATTTTCAAAAGAATCGGGCCGAGTAACATGTTGGTCTCGATAAATACATCGTTGATTTATGAAGACAAACTATCAAA AGTTAACGAAGAtggcaataataataacaagcCTAAGAAACGTCTGGATCGTGGAAATTCTCGAGGTCCAGAATTGGTTGAAAAATTGAATCCACCCGTAATTTCGGATATCGGCCAATATTTCGACGTTCATATCACATTGGTGTCGCATCCAGGACACTTCATTGTGCAACCGTTAAACAATGCGGACGAATTGAAA GCAATGATGAACGATTTGCAAAATTGCTACGAGGTGAACAATGATCCACCTTTAGAGTATATCAATGAAGGTAAACTTTATGCAGGAAAGTACCGCGACGAGTGGTACAG agtATACGTTACTCATATTATCAACGATAGTGATGTATCCGCGTACTTTTGCGATTACGGTGACGTGATGGTAATATCCCGCGACAACTTGCGGCTATTGAAAAGCAAATTCTTGAAATTGCCGTATCAAGCGGTAAAAGCTAAACTCGTCG gaaTAGAGCCGATAAATGTTGACTGGACGGTGACCGATTGCATCAAATTTAAGGATTTAGTGCTCGAAAAGAACTTTGTCTCCGTAATTCATCAGTCTATATTCGACGATCTCTCGCCAGTCAATGGTACAATGCTGGGTTTACGACTGATTGACGTTAGCACCGAAAGAGACATTTATATCGACAAATTATTAGTAGAAGAGAGACGTGCCAAATACATCGAAGGATTTTTGAATGAAGAGCTTCCTTCTTAG
- the LOC105198683 gene encoding tudor domain-containing protein 7 isoform X3 codes for MSQDDVIKNLRSCLISCKGGIKLDNLSADYRTVAGEPLPFRQFGYSSVEAFVRNIPDVTLTKKCGELYVEAVPSKSTAHLTKLVSRQKSARRRIRPQPKKWTPPRRTKGFSPGFKNNNSSSGLQPNRNNYVSSSNSFTRSTPGKSNLYTDFCRPLMETIVQRPLPQNITPSTPKLQRLIEVAEPVNQSYSSNNCNLRLKVLNDNTAASSVINQKPKTVELKTSKLSERLKVTPPVTPSIPINNYNSSGTTTPVPSILNIPQSIAPPSQILDPRKELEIRANVLKLPSPIYKTYLNKEKHAKITIYATVKIGAHIFEKSYPVDAATEEEAEKIVARKALKSLAEESSNHEVTTIDTELIKRRILNIVTGHQSGVFMHLLPDCYNEKYGEALPHNWQKIIDDCIDIIQEKGVGDSTILCLISPSSKRSESNSTLSSKISSENIFPSNKKIQLSPIGSVAPDILPIPDAAIWLVCATCVINTVEIWVRLYDQNDEFVDMTNEMMRHYDQMSERTSPAVCVPNDFYVVLEENYWHRVQCIDFDDETRMATVFFIDEGLVERYKPDVLHPLDRKFCVLPCQAIRVGLYGLKDFRDCDQIVPEIENYLLIDQVFNVRVHGRDADEYGSYVTVTFYDTSKDEDIDINQVLANKILENFAVAFKMRRGQLTELYVTHVDEQGKVYAQINSFAKTVLNGANMSTNNATRVEGITFTKTYLAKWNSQWYRARAIDIFEQQGEVALLLIDIGRTVRISRNNLFDIDKASQILQCIPQQAMQIFLHNIDQLMYERLTRFRELVSDTDLLLAKVIEISMSGVPVVEIFKRIGPSNMLVSINTSLIYEDKLSKVNEDGNNNNKPKKRLDRGNSRGPELVEKLNPPVISDIGQYFDVHITLVSHPGHFIVQPLNNADELKAMMNDLQNCYEVNNDPPLEYINEGKLYAGKYRDEWYRVYVTHIINDSDVSAYFCDYGDVMVISRDNLRLLKSKFLKLPYQAVKAKLVGIEPINVDWTVTDCIKFKDLVLEKNFVSVIHQSIFDDLSPVNGTMLGLRLIDVSTERDIYIDKLLVEERRAKYIEGFLNEELPS; via the exons ATGAGTCAAGACGATGTCATAAAAAATCTACGATCATGCCTGATATCATGCAAAGGTGGTATCAAGTTGGACAACTTGAGTG cgGACTATCGTACAGTAGCAGGAGAACCATTACCTTTCAGACAATTTGGATATTCTTCTGTTGAAGCCTTTGTACGCAATATTCCGGATGTTACATTGACCAAGAAATGTGGAGAACTATATGTGGAAGCTGTACCTTCTAAATCCACAGCACATCTTACAAAATTAGTTTCGCGGCAGAAGAGTGCTCGACGAAGAATACGACCACAGCCAAAAAAA tgGACACCACCTCGACGAACAAAAGGTTTTTCGcctggttttaaaaataataattccagCAGTGGCTTGCAACCTAACAGGAATAATTACGTTAGTTCTTCCAATTCTTTTACTAGATCTACACCTGGCAAGAGTAACTTGTATACAGATTTTTGCAG aCCTCTTATGGAAACTATAGTACAGCGTCCATTACCACAGAACATAACACCAAGTACTCCCAAA TTACAGAGACTGATTGAAGTGGCAGAGCCAGTGAACCAAAGTTACTCctctaataattgtaatttaagattaaaagtattaaatgaCAATACAGCAGCTTCGTCTGTGATAAATCAAAAACCAAAGACTGTAGAGTTGAAAACCTCAAAACTAAGCGAAAGACTCAAAGTTACTCCTCCCGTAACGCCTTCAATACcgattaataattacaatagcAGTGGTACAACTACGCCTGTCCCATCTATCCTTAATATACCGCAG AGTATTGCACCGCCATCTCAAATTCTTGATCCTCGGAAAGAGTTGGAAATTCGTGCCAATGTGTTAAAATTACCTTCAcctatttataaaacatatttaaataaagagaaacaTGCTAAAATCACTATATATGCCACTGTGaaa ATTGGCGCTCATATATTCGAGAAGTCCTACCCGGTGGATGCGGCGACCGAGGAAGAAGCTGAGAAAATTGTAGCACGCAAGGCTTTGAAAAGTCTTGCTGAAGAATCATCGAATCACGAGGTGACGACTATCGATACGGAATTGATAAAAAGACGCATTTTGAACATCGTAACTGGGCATCAAAGTGGAGTCTTCATGCATCTATTACCCGActgttataatgaaaaatatggaGAGGCCTTACCTCACAATTGgcaaaaaattattgatgaCTGCATTGATATTATTCAGGAGAAAGGCGTCGGGGATTCCACAATACTTTGTCTAATCTCCCCAAGTTCGAaa cgATCGGAAAGTAACTCCACGCTGTCATCCAAAATTTCATCTGAGAATATCTTCCCGTCTAACAAAAAGATACAGTTAAGTCCGATTGGATCTGTCGCGCCCGACATATTGCCGATACCCGATGCGGCTATTTGGCTAGTGTGTGCCACTTGTGTTATAAATACCGTCGAAATTTGGGTTCGACTCTACGATCAAAAT gacgAGTTTGTTGATATGACAAACGAAATGATGAGGCATTATGATCAAATGAGCGAACGCACCTCGCCAGCGGTATGCGTACCTAACGATTTCTATGTCGttttagaagaaaattattGGCATAGAGTACAATGCATAGATTTTGATGATGAAACCAGAATGGCCACGGTTTTCTTTATCGATGAAGGACTCGTGGAACGATACAAACCTGACGTCTTGCATCCTTTGGACAGAAAATTTTGCGTTCTTCCATGTCAG GCTATCAGAGTAGGCCTTTATGGATTAAAAGACTTCCGCGATTGTGATCAAATAGTACCAGAAATCGAAAATTATCTGCTAATTGATCAAGTATTTAACGTGAGAGTACATGGTAGAGATGCCGATGAATATGGCTCATATGTAACGGTGACTTTTTATGATACAAGTAAAGATGAAGATATTGATATTAATCAAGTCCTagccaataaaattttagaaaactttGCTGTCGCTTTTAAAATGCGG CGGGGACAATTAACTGAATTATATGTGACGCACGTAGACGAACAAGGTAAAGTTTATGCACAAATAAATTCGTTCGCCAAAACGGTATTAAATGGCGCAAATATGTCTACAAATAATGCTACAAGAGTCGAGGGGATTACCTTCACAAAAACGTACCTTGCAAAGTGGAATTCACAATGGTATAGAGCAAGAGCGATTGACATTTTTGAACAGCAAGGGGAGGTAGCATTACTTTTGATTGATATCGGTCGAACCGTTCGGATATCGAGGAATAATCTCTTTGACATTGACAAAGCCTCACAGATTTTACAATGCATTCCTCAGCAG GCGATGCAAATCTTTCTGCACAACATTGATCAATTGATGTACGAAAGGCTGACAAGATTTCGTGAATTAGTCTCCGACACAGATTTACTTTTAGCGAAAGTCATCGAGATTAGTATGTCCGGGGTTCCAGTGGTAGAGATTTTCAAAAGAATCGGGCCGAGTAACATGTTGGTCTCGATAAATACATCGTTGATTTATGAAGACAAACTATCAAA AGTTAACGAAGAtggcaataataataacaagcCTAAGAAACGTCTGGATCGTGGAAATTCTCGAGGTCCAGAATTGGTTGAAAAATTGAATCCACCCGTAATTTCGGATATCGGCCAATATTTCGACGTTCATATCACATTGGTGTCGCATCCAGGACACTTCATTGTGCAACCGTTAAACAATGCGGACGAATTGAAA GCAATGATGAACGATTTGCAAAATTGCTACGAGGTGAACAATGATCCACCTTTAGAGTATATCAATGAAGGTAAACTTTATGCAGGAAAGTACCGCGACGAGTGGTACAG agtATACGTTACTCATATTATCAACGATAGTGATGTATCCGCGTACTTTTGCGATTACGGTGACGTGATGGTAATATCCCGCGACAACTTGCGGCTATTGAAAAGCAAATTCTTGAAATTGCCGTATCAAGCGGTAAAAGCTAAACTCGTCG gaaTAGAGCCGATAAATGTTGACTGGACGGTGACCGATTGCATCAAATTTAAGGATTTAGTGCTCGAAAAGAACTTTGTCTCCGTAATTCATCAGTCTATATTCGACGATCTCTCGCCAGTCAATGGTACAATGCTGGGTTTACGACTGATTGACGTTAGCACCGAAAGAGACATTTATATCGACAAATTATTAGTAGAAGAGAGACGTGCCAAATACATCGAAGGATTTTTGAATGAAGAGCTTCCTTCTTAG
- the LOC105198683 gene encoding tudor domain-containing protein 7 isoform X5: MSQDDVIKNLRSCLISCKGGIKLDNLSADYRTVAGEPLPFRQFGYSSVEAFVRNIPDVTLTKKCGELYVEAVPSKSTAHLTKLVSRQKSARRRIRPQPKKWTPPRRTKGFSPGFKNNNSSSGLQPNRNNYVSSSNSFTRSTPGKSNLYTDFCRYLPKPLMETIVQRPLPQNITPSTPKLQRLIEVAEPVNQSYSSNNCNLRLKVLNDNTAASSVINQKPKTVELKTSKLSERLKVTPPVTPSIPINNYNSSGTTTPVPSILNIPQIGAHIFEKSYPVDAATEEEAEKIVARKALKSLAEESSNHEVTTIDTELIKRRILNIVTGHQSGVFMHLLPDCYNEKYGEALPHNWQKIIDDCIDIIQEKGVGDSTILCLISPSSKRSESNSTLSSKISSENIFPSNKKIQLSPIGSVAPDILPIPDAAIWLVCATCVINTVEIWVRLYDQNDEFVDMTNEMMRHYDQMSERTSPAVCVPNDFYVVLEENYWHRVQCIDFDDETRMATVFFIDEGLVERYKPDVLHPLDRKFCVLPCQAIRVGLYGLKDFRDCDQIVPEIENYLLIDQVFNVRVHGRDADEYGSYVTVTFYDTSKDEDIDINQVLANKILENFAVAFKMRRGQLTELYVTHVDEQGKVYAQINSFAKTVLNGANMSTNNATRVEGITFTKTYLAKWNSQWYRARAIDIFEQQGEVALLLIDIGRTVRISRNNLFDIDKASQILQCIPQQAMQIFLHNIDQLMYERLTRFRELVSDTDLLLAKVIEISMSGVPVVEIFKRIGPSNMLVSINTSLIYEDKLSKVNEDGNNNNKPKKRLDRGNSRGPELVEKLNPPVISDIGQYFDVHITLVSHPGHFIVQPLNNADELKAMMNDLQNCYEVNNDPPLEYINEGKLYAGKYRDEWYRVYVTHIINDSDVSAYFCDYGDVMVISRDNLRLLKSKFLKLPYQAVKAKLVGIEPINVDWTVTDCIKFKDLVLEKNFVSVIHQSIFDDLSPVNGTMLGLRLIDVSTERDIYIDKLLVEERRAKYIEGFLNEELPS; this comes from the exons ATGAGTCAAGACGATGTCATAAAAAATCTACGATCATGCCTGATATCATGCAAAGGTGGTATCAAGTTGGACAACTTGAGTG cgGACTATCGTACAGTAGCAGGAGAACCATTACCTTTCAGACAATTTGGATATTCTTCTGTTGAAGCCTTTGTACGCAATATTCCGGATGTTACATTGACCAAGAAATGTGGAGAACTATATGTGGAAGCTGTACCTTCTAAATCCACAGCACATCTTACAAAATTAGTTTCGCGGCAGAAGAGTGCTCGACGAAGAATACGACCACAGCCAAAAAAA tgGACACCACCTCGACGAACAAAAGGTTTTTCGcctggttttaaaaataataattccagCAGTGGCTTGCAACCTAACAGGAATAATTACGTTAGTTCTTCCAATTCTTTTACTAGATCTACACCTGGCAAGAGTAACTTGTATACAGATTTTTGCAGGTATTTACCTAA aCCTCTTATGGAAACTATAGTACAGCGTCCATTACCACAGAACATAACACCAAGTACTCCCAAA TTACAGAGACTGATTGAAGTGGCAGAGCCAGTGAACCAAAGTTACTCctctaataattgtaatttaagattaaaagtattaaatgaCAATACAGCAGCTTCGTCTGTGATAAATCAAAAACCAAAGACTGTAGAGTTGAAAACCTCAAAACTAAGCGAAAGACTCAAAGTTACTCCTCCCGTAACGCCTTCAATACcgattaataattacaatagcAGTGGTACAACTACGCCTGTCCCATCTATCCTTAATATACCGCAG ATTGGCGCTCATATATTCGAGAAGTCCTACCCGGTGGATGCGGCGACCGAGGAAGAAGCTGAGAAAATTGTAGCACGCAAGGCTTTGAAAAGTCTTGCTGAAGAATCATCGAATCACGAGGTGACGACTATCGATACGGAATTGATAAAAAGACGCATTTTGAACATCGTAACTGGGCATCAAAGTGGAGTCTTCATGCATCTATTACCCGActgttataatgaaaaatatggaGAGGCCTTACCTCACAATTGgcaaaaaattattgatgaCTGCATTGATATTATTCAGGAGAAAGGCGTCGGGGATTCCACAATACTTTGTCTAATCTCCCCAAGTTCGAaa cgATCGGAAAGTAACTCCACGCTGTCATCCAAAATTTCATCTGAGAATATCTTCCCGTCTAACAAAAAGATACAGTTAAGTCCGATTGGATCTGTCGCGCCCGACATATTGCCGATACCCGATGCGGCTATTTGGCTAGTGTGTGCCACTTGTGTTATAAATACCGTCGAAATTTGGGTTCGACTCTACGATCAAAAT gacgAGTTTGTTGATATGACAAACGAAATGATGAGGCATTATGATCAAATGAGCGAACGCACCTCGCCAGCGGTATGCGTACCTAACGATTTCTATGTCGttttagaagaaaattattGGCATAGAGTACAATGCATAGATTTTGATGATGAAACCAGAATGGCCACGGTTTTCTTTATCGATGAAGGACTCGTGGAACGATACAAACCTGACGTCTTGCATCCTTTGGACAGAAAATTTTGCGTTCTTCCATGTCAG GCTATCAGAGTAGGCCTTTATGGATTAAAAGACTTCCGCGATTGTGATCAAATAGTACCAGAAATCGAAAATTATCTGCTAATTGATCAAGTATTTAACGTGAGAGTACATGGTAGAGATGCCGATGAATATGGCTCATATGTAACGGTGACTTTTTATGATACAAGTAAAGATGAAGATATTGATATTAATCAAGTCCTagccaataaaattttagaaaactttGCTGTCGCTTTTAAAATGCGG CGGGGACAATTAACTGAATTATATGTGACGCACGTAGACGAACAAGGTAAAGTTTATGCACAAATAAATTCGTTCGCCAAAACGGTATTAAATGGCGCAAATATGTCTACAAATAATGCTACAAGAGTCGAGGGGATTACCTTCACAAAAACGTACCTTGCAAAGTGGAATTCACAATGGTATAGAGCAAGAGCGATTGACATTTTTGAACAGCAAGGGGAGGTAGCATTACTTTTGATTGATATCGGTCGAACCGTTCGGATATCGAGGAATAATCTCTTTGACATTGACAAAGCCTCACAGATTTTACAATGCATTCCTCAGCAG GCGATGCAAATCTTTCTGCACAACATTGATCAATTGATGTACGAAAGGCTGACAAGATTTCGTGAATTAGTCTCCGACACAGATTTACTTTTAGCGAAAGTCATCGAGATTAGTATGTCCGGGGTTCCAGTGGTAGAGATTTTCAAAAGAATCGGGCCGAGTAACATGTTGGTCTCGATAAATACATCGTTGATTTATGAAGACAAACTATCAAA AGTTAACGAAGAtggcaataataataacaagcCTAAGAAACGTCTGGATCGTGGAAATTCTCGAGGTCCAGAATTGGTTGAAAAATTGAATCCACCCGTAATTTCGGATATCGGCCAATATTTCGACGTTCATATCACATTGGTGTCGCATCCAGGACACTTCATTGTGCAACCGTTAAACAATGCGGACGAATTGAAA GCAATGATGAACGATTTGCAAAATTGCTACGAGGTGAACAATGATCCACCTTTAGAGTATATCAATGAAGGTAAACTTTATGCAGGAAAGTACCGCGACGAGTGGTACAG agtATACGTTACTCATATTATCAACGATAGTGATGTATCCGCGTACTTTTGCGATTACGGTGACGTGATGGTAATATCCCGCGACAACTTGCGGCTATTGAAAAGCAAATTCTTGAAATTGCCGTATCAAGCGGTAAAAGCTAAACTCGTCG gaaTAGAGCCGATAAATGTTGACTGGACGGTGACCGATTGCATCAAATTTAAGGATTTAGTGCTCGAAAAGAACTTTGTCTCCGTAATTCATCAGTCTATATTCGACGATCTCTCGCCAGTCAATGGTACAATGCTGGGTTTACGACTGATTGACGTTAGCACCGAAAGAGACATTTATATCGACAAATTATTAGTAGAAGAGAGACGTGCCAAATACATCGAAGGATTTTTGAATGAAGAGCTTCCTTCTTAG